The Primulina tabacum isolate GXHZ01 chromosome 16, ASM2559414v2, whole genome shotgun sequence genome window below encodes:
- the LOC142528543 gene encoding uncharacterized protein LOC142528543 has product MNRPKSESISLFSDSKITMISVLAQESLLGAALGSLLTGVVVFEQRKSIYQTISKTQPQPRQPIFGRKSRLEFAHMWNKSVDKTLGAIIESLSTQGW; this is encoded by the exons atGAACCGTCCAAAATCCGAATCAATTTCTCTGTTCTCAGATTCGAAAATCACCATGATTAGCGTTCTTGCTCAG GAGAGTTTATTAGGCGCGGCGCTGGGGAGCTTGTTAACGGGAGTGGTGGTCTTCGAGCAGCGTAAAAGCATTTATCAAACAATTTCCAAGACCCAACCTCAG CCAAGACAGCCTATTTTCGGAAGAAAATCCCGGCTCGAGTTTGCACACATGTGGAACAAATCTGTTGATAAGACTTTGGGAGCTATCATTGAGTCTTTGAGCACACAAGGATGGTAG
- the LOC142529211 gene encoding 4-hydroxy-3-methylbut-2-en-1-yl diphosphate synthase (ferredoxin), chloroplastic-like: protein MTTGTVPASFTGLKSRDHHGLGFGKNLDFIRVSDLRRIKFRQTKVAAIKNSTSPGSETVELEPASAGSPLLVPRQKYCDSIHKTVRRKTCTVMVGNVALGSEHPIRIQTMTTTDTKDVAATVEQVMRIADQGADIVRITVQGKKEADSCFEIKNFLVQKNYNIPLVADIHFAPPVAMRVAECFDKIRVNPGNFADRRAQFEKLEYTEDDYQKELEHIEKVFSPLVEKCKKYGRAMRIGTNHGSLSDRIMSYHGDSPRGMVESAFEYARICRKLDFHNFVFSMKASNPVIMVQAYRLLVAEMNVLGWDYPLHLGVTEAGEGEDGRMKSAIGIGTLLMDGLGDTIRVSLTEPPEEEIDPCRRLANLGTEAAKLQKGVAPFEEKHRLYFDFQRRSGQLPVQKEGEEVDYRGVLHRDGSVLMSVNLDQLKAPEVLYRDLAAKLIVGMPYKDLATVDSILLRELPPLEDKDARLALKRLVDVSVGVIAPFSEQLSKPFPNALVLVTLKELSSGAQKLLQEGTRLVVSVRGDESQGELEILKSIDATIILHDLPYAEEKTSRVHAARRLFEYLSENSLNFPVIHHIQFPEKVHRDDLVICAGANAGALLVDGLGDGILLEAPDQVFDFLRNTSFNLLQGCRMRNTKTEYVSCPSCGRTLFDLQEISAEIREKTSHLPGVSIAIMGCIVNGPGEMADADFGYVGGAPGKIDLYVGKTVVKRGIAVEQATEALIQLIKDNGRWVEPPTEE, encoded by the exons ATGACTACAGGAACTGTTCCGGCTTCATTTACCGGCCTAAAAAGCAGGGATCACCATGGCTTGGGCTTTGGAAAAAATTTGGATTTTATCAGGGTCTCTGATTTGCGAAGGATCAAATTTCGCCAGACCAAGGTTGCAGCGATTAAAAATTCTACCAGTCCCGGTTCAGAAACTGTTGAACTCGAGCCGGCATCAGCAGGAAGCCCGCTCTTAG TTCCTAGACAGAAATACTGTGATTCTATACACAAAACTGTGAGGAGAAAAACTTGCACAGTGATGGTTGGAAATGTTGCTCTTGGTAGTGAGCATCCCATCAGAATTCAAACAATGACCACAACAGATACAAAGGATGTTGCTGCAACTGTTGAACAG GTAATGAGAATCGCAGACCAGGGAGCAGATATTGTTAGAATAACAGTGCAAGGAAAGAAAGAAGCAGATTCATGctttgaaattaaaaatttccTTGTCCAGAAAAA CTATAACATCCCTCTAGTGGCAGACATTCATTTTGCACCACCTGTGGCAATGCGAGTTGCTGAATGCTTTGATAAAATTCGTGTCAACCCAGGAAATTTTG CCGACAGGAGAGCACAGTTTGAGAAACTGGAGTACACAGAAGATGATTATCAGAAAGAGCTTGAGCATATTGAAAAG GTCTTCTCTCCCCTGGTTGAAAAATGTAAAAAGTATGGGCGAGCAATGCGCATTGGAACAAATCATGGAAGCCTTTCAGATCGCATAATGAGCTATCATGGTGACTCGCCCAGGGGAATG GTTGAATCTGCATTCGAGTATGCTAGGATTTGTCGGAAACTGGACTTCCATAATTTTGTATTTTCAATGAAAGCGAGCAACCCAGTTATTATGGTCCAGGCATATCGCCTTCTCGTAGCTGAAATGAATGTTCTGGGATGGGATTATCCATTGCACCTGGGAGTCACTGAAGCTGGAGAGGGTGAAGATGGGCGAATGAAGTCTGCCATTGGTATTGGGACACTACTAATG GATGGTCTCGGCGATACCATCAGAGTTTCCCTGACTGAACCTCCTGAGGAAGAGATTGATCCCTGTAGAAGATTAGCTAACCTTGGTACAGAAGCAGCTAAGCTTCAGAAAGGAGTG GCAccttttgaagaaaaacatcgGCTCTATTTTGATTTCCAGCGTAGAAGTGGTCAATTGCCCGTGCAAAAGGAG GGTGAAGAAGTTGATTACAGAGGTGTTCTTCATCGTGACGGCTCAGTTCTCATGTCTGTTAATCTGGATCAGTTGAAG GCACCCGAAGTCCTATACAGAGATCTAGCAGCAAAACTTATCGTTGGAATGCCATATAAG GATTTGGCAACCGTAGACTCGATCTTGTTGAGAGAGCTTCCACCACTAGAAGATAAAGATGCT CGACTGGCGCTCAAACGATTGGTCGATGTAAGTGTGGGAGTTATAGCTCCTTTTTCAGAGCAATTGTCGAAGCCATTCCCCAATGCCTTAGTCCTAGTAACTCTCAAGGAGTTGTCAAGTGGTGCTCAAAAGCTACTCCAAGAAG GAACACGTTTGGTTGTCTCTGTACGTGGTGATGAATCTCAAGGAGAACTAGAAATTCTTAAGAGCATTGACGCTACAATTATTCTTCATGATCTACCATATGCAGAAGAGAAAACTAGCAGGGTTCATGCTGCAAGGAG GCTCTTTGAGTATCTTTCAGAGAACTCCTTGAACTTTCCTGTAATTCATCATATACAATTCCCTGAAAAAGTTCACAG GGATGATTTAGTCATTTGTGCTGGGGCAAATGCAGGAGCCCTTCTAGTTGATGGACTAGGCGATGGCATCCTACTAGAAGCTCCAGATCAAGTATTCGATTTCCTTAGAAATACGTCATTCAATTTGTTACAAGGTTGCAGAATGAGAAATACAAAGACG GAATACGTGTCGTGCCCATCTTGTGGAAGAACTTTATTTGACCTTCAAGAGATTAGTGCAGAAATAAGAGAAAAGACATCCCATTTGCCTGGTGTTTCG ATTGCAATCATGGGCTGTATCGTGAATGGCCCCGGAGAAATGGCTGATGCAGATTTTGGTTATGTTGGTGGCGCTCCCGGAAAGATCGACCTTTACGTTGGAAAG ACGGTGGTTAAACGAGGCATTGCTGTGGAACAAGCAACTGAGGCTTTGATCCAGTTGATCAAAGACAATGGCCGTTGGGTGGAGCCACCTACAGAAGAGTAG